The Litoribacterium kuwaitense genome segment GGGTGCGTTAACACAGCTTGGGCACGGTGTATCCTTTCCAATGACGACCATAGTCGCTGTTTGTGGCATCATTATTCATCCTTTCTGTGACATATATTTATGAGGCTTGATTAATTTTAGTGTATCATCTTGGCGTTTTATTGACGAACGTTTTATAATAGAGGTAATGGGAAAGGAGTCGATAACAATGAATGAACAAGTCCAAGAAGTGCTTGATAAACTTCGCCCGTTTCTTTTACGAGATGGTGGTGACGTAGAGCTTGTCGATATCGAAGACGGCATCGTTAAATTACGACTAATGGGTGCCTGTGGTACATGCCCCAGCTCAACAATTACTTTAAAAGCCGGCATTGAACGTGCCTTGCTCGCTGAAGTACCAGGCGTTCGCGAAGTAGAACAGGTTTTTTAAATACAGCTCCACAAATGTAGGCAAAGTAGCATCGCTTTGTCTACAATTTTTGCTATTGAATAATACATTTTGGTTATAGACGCCCTATAAATATCATCATATTTACATCATTATTCAAGTCATGCTTTGCATGAAAATGCCCCGATGATAAACATCGAGGCATTTTTTTATTTATTTTATACTTTGCTGATAACGCGGTGTCTCCGCCCCTGTGTAAACTTGTACACCATAAGAAGAAGGACGTATAATTGCACA includes the following:
- a CDS encoding NifU family protein, yielding MGKESITMNEQVQEVLDKLRPFLLRDGGDVELVDIEDGIVKLRLMGACGTCPSSTITLKAGIERALLAEVPGVREVEQVF